In the genome of Daucus carota subsp. sativus chromosome 9, DH1 v3.0, whole genome shotgun sequence, the window GATTCTCCTCTTGAACTAACAGCCTGTAAACTTGTGAAATGGATGGTATGGGAGACATAACCAAAATATTTCCTCTGATGATCTCAAAACCATCACCCAACTTCATCAAGAATTCTACTACTCTTTTATCATCTCGAGACTTAATCAACTTCTGAGAAATATCACAAGTACCACAAGTGCATCCACAACATGGTAGTGGATCAACAGCATCCAACTGATCCCACAACATTTTCATCTTGGTGTAAAAACCAGAAACATTATCCTGTCCTTGTTTAAGCTCATACAAGGATTGTTGAACTGAATACAACATCGTGCCTGAGGCTTGTCCATATCTCTCTTCTAAATTCATCCAAATTTCTCTAGCAgacttaaaatacaaaacaGATCTGGCTATGTTTTGATCCAAAACTCCTAACAACCAAGAAGTCATCATCGAATTACATCGATCCCAAGCTTTCAAGTAAACAGCATCATCTACTGGTTTGGTAATTGAACCATCAACAAAACCTGTCTTGTTCTTAGCACCTAAACTGATTAACATGGATTGTCTCCAATCAGAGTATCCATCACCATCAAATTGCATAGAAACAAGCTTCATCCCAGGGTTATCGGAAGGATGTAAAAAATAAGGAGATGTAGGATCCTGTGAAGGTTCCACAGTATGTGTAGTCATTGTGACTCAAAATTGATGAACAAATCAACAATCAAATCAAGAATTGATGAAATCAACAAATCAATAACTCCAGAAAAACGCCACAAGAAAACAAATCAATGGCGGAAAATGACTCAAAGTCTATGCAGATTCATAGCGGAAACACAATCAAACAGCAAGAAAAATCCAGAATCgaaaacctcgctctgataccatatcaCAATTATGTAAACTTTGCAATTAAACTCTGAATCAAACAATACAAGATGAACAGAAGTGGCTTACTGTGTACAATCTACAGAATACAGTATGGAACTCAAGCCTCCATTATCATCCTTCCTTACTCTACTGTATTACTGTGTAAAAATGACTACATTCTAGAGAGAACTTTCTAGCATCATTCAAGAGAGAAGAATAAAATGAACTAACTAACtaaacgagagagagagagtggtgGCTTTATAACAGAGCGGTTTGTTCTGGTGCCTTGCTTAGCTGGCAGTTAGTTATGCAACTAACTCTGCAGATTTGTTAGCCTGGTTCATGTTTCAGCATTAGCTCCTGTGTTCCTTCACCAGTAGTGCTTGTGATCTTAACATATAGTAGCATTTGACCATTGAGCCACGTCTTTCAAACTTGAAAGCAACCAATTACAGAACACTGATAACAACTCTTGTtgcttttttatatttctccCCATTTCCTAAGGTCTCAAGTACACGAATGATATATGCAAGTTGACAACAGTGATCTCTTCTTGTTAAACTGAAGATGTCGTCTCGCGGATCATAATTGGACAAAATTAAACTGTTCTGCATGTAAATTTTACCCTTATGCGTTGCAGACAGAAAGGATAAATTGTCGAGACAACATAAACTTTATGCTCATGTCAGTATTAGAAAACATAGTCCATGTAAAAGAATGTAAAAAGGCTgttattatatgaaaataaacaaATCAAGAGATACATATATTTTCGCGTGGTAGTCAGTTAAAAAGACAGGACTATCAGTGTTTTAGATGAAGGAGAGGTGAAAACATGCACAAAACCAAAGTTCCGAAAAGAACAGCAAGACCAGCAGTTCCCAAAACCGCTTACGATCATAACACTGAGACAACACAGCTTGTTTTTTGTAATGAGAAGAGTAAACAGGTGTATAATTCCAGCCCTGCTCACTTGTCGCATGACATCTGATCCATACACATCCGCATTCTGTTAATATCCAAATGTAGAATAGTAGGGCTGATTCCCATCAACACACATATATGAAGCAGCACGGTAACTGTTATAGGTGGGCAGATAATAGAGATGTGAATCATCATCGAATTAGCAAATCTGCAAACTGAATGTGTGAGGACAAATTAAACAACAAAAAAGATAACTCGAATCAAAATAAAAGGACAAATGAAGAACATGCTTTATAGGAAGAAGAACTGCCAACATCTAGATAAatttaggtataattttacataacgataaatataaataattccaTTGGCTTAATCATTAGTCCCTTTAGCAAATAATTTACATGATTAATTTATCTAAGAAAAatagccaaccattatacaCATTGCCTTGGAGATGCCCTAAGTTATTCACTAATTACTAGAAATTTGAATCTTTTACTATTAGCAgaattaagagcatctccaacccatcAAAACCCTTAGctgaaattcattaaatcataccataaataaaaattatagataatgtgtgaaatttgcTTCACTCCAACCACACATAATCCTTAtctaaaaatatagccaaccaattgatgttggctatatttggcCAACCACTACAGGCCTGTAGCAATATTAGCAAGATTTCgtatcatttattactatatgataatatacattctatttataacaacttgaaagaaTATTGACTTACTATTTctgaaatatagccaaccaatatagccagtaccatcgaagcaaaatggCTTACAGCTTcgataaattttacataatgtcttacatgtccaatttagccaaccacttttagccaacaccgttgAAGAAGCTCAAACACGCCTATTGTTTTGGCATACTCTAGTTGAGTAaaatctgttttttaatatagaaAGAGATTTCATTTCAATTTTTactgatttaaaataattaatggaAAGTTTGATTCGCTCAAGAGAGATAAAATAGGATTTTAAAATAAGAAACAATTGAAGGTTTTGattcatttcaaaataaaaatgaagGTTTTGAATATATGACACTAATAATACTTGGATACATgtatttagagcatctccaactatGTAAAACCATTagttaaaaatcataaatagatatcataaataaaaaatatagagattGTGTAAAAAAACATCAACTCCAATGAGGCATTCTCCTCTATAAATATAGCCAACCTACTGATGTTGGCTATATTTATTGAACCTCTGTAGACCTGTAGGCAATCTGTAAAAAGatttcacatcatttattaccatattatgTGATATATTCATAacagagtgattgacactttgcacccctaatgtttaggcgcttttcgatttggtctcaaacaattttttttggcagtatgcaccctaaagtttgaaaagcgcttcgctttgcaccccttttaccactctccgtttaattgaccgttaaaagttaacagatgtggggtttacactttgcaccccacactttgcactttgcaccccacatctgttaatttgttttcatgggtatttttttcatgagtattttgtatCGGCTAATAGGAAAAGGGTGACAATTGAAGGACCTGTATGCAACTCTGCTGAAGTTATAGGATGACATTTGAAGTTATAGGATGGCATCCTCTGGGATCCATATTATTACCTGTAGGCAATCTGTAAAAAGatttcacatcatttattaccatattatgTGATATATTCATAacagagtgattgacactttgcgcCCCtaatgtttaggcgcttttcgatttggtctcaaacaattttttttggcagtatgcaccctaaagtttgaaaagcgcttcgctttgcaccccttttaccactctccgtttaattgaccgttaaaagttaacagatgtggggtttacactttgcaccccacactttgcactttgcaccccacatctgttaatttgttttcatgggtatttttttcatgagtattttgtatCGGCTAATAGGAAAAGGGTGACAATTGAAGGACCTGTATGCAACTCTGCTGAAGTTATAGGATGACATTTGAAGTATAGGATGGCATCCTCTGGGATCCATATTATTACCTGTAGGCAATCTGTAAAAAGatttcacatcatttattaccatattatgTGATATATTCATAacagagtgattgacactttgcacccctaatgtttaggcgcttttcgatttggtctcaaacacttttttttggcagtatgcaccctaaagtttgaaaagcgcttcgctttgcaccccttttaccactctccgtttaattgaccgttaaaagttaacagatgtggggtttacactttgcaccccacactttgcactttgcaccccacatctgttaatttgttttcatgggtatttttttcatgagtattttgtatCGGCTAATAGGAAAAGGGTGACAATTGAAGGACCTGTATGCAACTCTGCTGAAGTTATAGGATGACATTTGAAGTATAGGATGGCATCCTCTGGGATCCATATTATTACCTGTAGGCAATCTGTAAAAAGatttcacatcatttattaccatattatgTGATATATTCATAacagagtgattgacactttgccccctaatgtttaggcgcttttcgatttggtctcaaacacttttttttggcagtatgcaccctaaagtttgaaaagcgcttcgctttgcaccccttttaccactctccgtttaattgaccgttaaaagttaacagatgtggggtttacactttgcaccccacactttgcactttgcaccccacatctgttaatttgttttcatgggtatttttttcatgagtattttgtatCGGCTAATAGGAAAAGGGTGACAATTGAAGGACCTGTATGCAACTCTGCTGAAGTTATAGGATGACATTTGAAGTTATAGGATGGCATCCTCTGGGATCCAGAGAGATGGGATCGTCCTTCTTCAGTTCAAGACACATCACATGTAGATATTTCAcaaatttttttgtgaaatataaCTCCCTAAATCTCACCAAGGTGTTCAGTGTTTATATGAGAGGAATGGATTTAAGAAtgcaattattttttaaagtattAACTACAGTGTAATGATCAGATGCAGTGAACTTACTGCAGGTTCGTATTGAGCCTTAGCATCTTTAGCCTCtgatagattatatttttatatatattctatatgattttattctcatatttaattatattttgcactgatttggatatttatttaatatattttcatgttttattgtagggaataaagaattccaagttgaaaaggatttgaagctaaaattgttggaaattaatcttaaacttgttttattattttaatgttatttaattatttgttttatttcagTCTGGTGTAATAGTGTGACTTAGTCGCATGAAGACTAGGTGTGACTTAGTCGCATGACCTAGTCTTCAGGTTAGTTGAGTATTATTAGCCACCACCCTACTAGAGCGTTTCTATATATTCTGCATGTATTCAGTTGTTTAGATAATCAAGAAGGTACAACACAATGTAGTCTATGGACACACTTCGTGCTTGTACATACATATTTTCCATATTATTTTCTGaagttataatttttgtattcgtttattattcaacatggtatcagagccaaggGGGGAGAGAGTATCAGGGCTTAACAGCCTTTCGGTTGTTGCTGGGTGTTGGTCTCACGGGTGTCGAGAGGCGTTGTGTTGCAGAGAAGATGTAGTTTTAAGTAGGCGTTGCAGAAGGATGGTGGCAAAGCTACACGTGTAGTATGGGATGCATGTGTAGTATAGGGCTGCCGAGAAAGACAAGGCGATGCCGGAGAAGTCTGTGAGAAGaaaatcatggcacaagtggtcatggaagaaattttttaatatagaatTGTGGGTGAGAAGTGCACCCCGGAGAGAAGtactccaaaattgtttttgatgagaagtgcatcaaacttgatagtggtgagaagtgcatcacaaaaatgaaaagatggtggtgagaagtgcatcacaaaatgaagagaagtgcttcataaaTACAGTTCagataagtttaagattaagggggtgattgttggaaattaatcttaaacttgttttattattttaatcttatttaattatttgttttatttcagTCTGGTGTAATAGTGTGACTTAGTCGCATGAAGACTAGGTGTGACTTAGTCGCATGACCTAGTCTTCAGGTTAGTTGAGTATTATTAGCCACCACCCTACTAGAGCGTTTCTATATATTCTGCATGTATTCAGTTGTTTAGATAATCAAGAAGGTACAACACAATGTAGTCTATGGACACACTTCGTAATAcatattttcaatattattttctgaagttataatttttgtattcgtttattattcaacaaaaatagctattttgtagctaaattctattaaaattcggatttattgggttccACCCAATTTCTACCCTGTTTGacccatatcttgagttccgatgtcggatttggacgatcttacagcccacgcgaagcccttGATATCTcctttaattcagaagtggtccaAGATGCAAAATCCAACTGGAAAAGCCCGAAAACAGAGCAGCAAAGTCAGCTACGAATTTTGAGAGATAATCCTACTTGGTTTTGGAATTTATTTTggatattagttttaaatattaaaagacttTATATTATGAGGGAGAGGAGTAGTTTTATCATTTTACAATATTAGATTAGAATTAGGGTTAGAGACTTATGGAGAAGCTATGGCTTTTATGGATGTGACAACTTTAAAGCTTAAAAGCTTTCTTCTTtagtttcttctcttttcttgctagctttattatattttttttattgttttgcttgtttaattagtattgagtagtgtgttctagggcttaaggggaagccatgtttgcactatgatattggcatgattttacagttatttgtttgattggttaattctaattgatatgtttaaacattgatttgtgtaatcggccgatatcatgaattgattatatgcgaataggagtataatcgagagatatactactagagtcatacatacaattagcagaattgaatttgagtgcgagagTATCGTTGGATTTCTGAaagcgttaatactcgagagagattaaccttgctttaattacctgattaatcgaattactaaaagtgattattTGTGTAAGCATGTTTCGAGATTGTTgatacttgagagagattaacaaactctagttgcatgaccactttaattgctttagcttagaAGCCAACTattgtgtaagcatggtggacctgattgccctggattttcaatatattattttagtatctATTTAGTTAgtgttaatataataatatttatatagttaaaaatatttctttcgaTCATCGTTGATTTGGGAACAATTGAATGTaacttaataaaattgataGTATATGTCTActtgaggatacgacccgcatttgccaGTCTACACTACGATagacaccgtgcgcttgcggttagttatTATTTAACACATCAGCCTCAAGCCGTGAAAGGACATATATAAGTTGTTCATCTTTCTTGTCTCTTTCCTTTACTTAAGATCTAAGCACTCTTTCTCCTGGAGTTACAAAATAATTCTTTATGGTGCACAACAAGAGCAATACTGTAaggtaaaaagtaaaaaagaaataataatgaCCTTCACCATACTACACTATGTATTGACCATTAACTCATTAATTCTCACTACTCACAAAATGAAACCCCACACTTAAAAATATACGAAAATAACTTGACAAATCCAGCCACGGGACTTTGAACTTGAATAAAAGCTTTGGACAACAAGTTACATTAAAGCTAAGAAATTCAGAAATGAACCTCATCTTAATATGTAAAGTGCCTAAACACTTGATACTCTCTATAAACCACAGAAAtatccttaaaataaaaattatttcacttataTTAAAGACACTTGCTTATGAAAAAACATCAAATGTATTTTACAAGCACACATTACTAGAATAAAACAAATTACACCAGAGAAAAACTAGATAACAGACTTACTAGATGAGTTAGTTGTTTTGAGACTCGCCGAAGCTCTCTCTGCAAGTAAAAAGCCAATTAAACACTTTATAATAGAGGTGTATGACAAACAGATGCTCATGTCATATGTAAAAGTAGATTGAAAGTTGTAATATCATACGAGCATTCTATAATCCTTATATAAGCCTACAAAATTCACTTAACATACAATCGCCTCCATCATCGAATCCCGAACCTAGGACACAATTCtcacacatacatacacaattcaaaaaatataacaaacaaGAAGGGCGACCCCATCTCTCTGGATCCCAGAGGATGGAGCTGTTGAATGCAAAGCTAGAAATGTGAAGCGgagattttatatattcttctgtcgcattattattattgttcttTCTTTTCAAATGCCATCCTATAACTTCGGCAAAGTTGCATACAGGTCCTTCAACTGTCACCCTTTTCCTATTAGTCGATACAaattactcatgaaaaaaaatagtcatgaaaaaaaattaacagatgTTTGGTGCAAAGTGCAAagtgtggggtgcaaagtgtaaaccccaaatttgttaattttagcGGTCAAataaacggagagtggtcaaaggggtgcaaagcgaagcgcttttcaaactttaggatGCATACTACCAAAAAATTTtttttgagaccaaatcgaaaaatcacctaaacataaggggtgcaaagtgtcaatcactatttataacaacacaaaatattaataacatactaatttaaaaatatagccaaccaatatagtcaataccatcgaagcatAGTCTGTTACAGgttcaataaattttacatattgtCTTACAAACCCAATTTATCCAACAACTTTtaaccaacaccgttggagatgctctaagaataATTAGATGACCATTTTCGTTTGGCGAAATTTTAAtttcacattgttatattatttatcttgattataataaattataatttcatgaaTCCGTATctcaattaatattttatcacttCTACTTCATTATAATATCTTGTGAGAGAATATAATATCCGGAAAATAcggatttataaattattattatattaatagaaTATTATTTCTTATTCTAGTGGATGAGCTTTAAATTGATCATGTGTGGATTTATAATTGGCTACGTGTTTAAGTACGatctaaattatttaaattttatatttacttatttctATATTTGTATGAAATCTTGTGATAGCCTAAAAATATAAAGCTTTTGTAAAATTTTCTTTAGAAATTTGGATAGCTTTTAAAATAGTTGGTGGATTTATTTTGAACTACATGCAGTTTTcctaataaaatcatatttaatcACATTTCTTTGCAAAATTCATAAatagatatttataattttttttttaaaaacaataataataacatatgacCACAAATGTGGGCAGGATGAAAATGTTGTTTTGTTATTGATAAAATgaagtttgtataatttttattaagaaagAAACTATGTTATAAAGGAAGTTGTACTTAATCAATTTATCCTAAAAAGCAGCATTGTGAAATTACCAAATTGCCCCTGCTTTTTTTTATAAGAAGGGTCAGACCGTCCCTTTTTCTTCACGCATGCACACTATTCTTCTCTCTTCTTCTTCGTTTTCGTTCAGTAATCTCTCACCTCGGTATGTATGTAGTGACGGAAATTGCGGGTGTTAGACTTCGGAGTCAATTTATGTACAGGTATGACCTTCAAAGTCACGATCGTCGAAAAAAACCCTAATTGTCACTCCAAAACACAAGTGCGGTTTCGTTAAACATAAAACGCAACTTTCGGTTGTTGTTAAACTCAAAACGCAATTTTAAGTTGTGTGTTACAGCCTAAACGCAACTTGAAGTTGTGTCTTTAAGCCTAAATGTAACTTTAAGTTGcgttttgtatattattttgtttaattttttttaaaattaattcaattttaagtaTGAATAAATCATTCCAAAATCCAAATATGAAccctaaatattaaaaactattaatgtatgtttctaaattaattttttcatctGGTTTCATTGTAAAATAGAGTTAAAAGATTGAGCGAAAATCCCAGCAAGTACATATAATCCAAACCAACACAAAGTTTATGGACAATATATAAAGCATGTAAAGTATAACAAAATCTCAATATGCAATAAAAGGTTGATCAACACAATATGATTTAAGCAGAATAGGTGCTCTTTATGGAATTGGAAATTGATAAGACGCTACGATCTAAACTAGGTGATCATCCCACGACAATATACAGTTTAATCATAATATATCTTGACTTTCACCTTTGATCTAAAACTATGCTCTTATAAAACTACTTCCCCAGTTACATCTCATCTTAAGAGCAACTTCAATGGGCTCCTTAAACAAGTTCTTAACTCTAAAATTTAGGAGGATATgaaaaattagagctccaatgggctcctaatagctctttaaaaatttaagagcttcCTCTCTCTCCTTCCTTTTAAAAAGCATCTaggtgctcctaacttattttcattgaataaaaaaatcacttccttctatttctattcacttctctctccaac includes:
- the LOC135149413 gene encoding uncharacterized protein LOC135149413 — its product is MTTHTVEPSQDPTSPYFLHPSDNPGMKLVSMQFDGDGYSDWRQSMLISLGAKNKTGFVDGSITKPVDDAVYLKAWDRCNSMMTSWLLGVLDQNIARSVLYFKSAREIWMNLEERYGQASGTMLYSVQQSLYELKQGQDNVSGFYTKMKMLWDQLDAVDPLPCCGCTCGTCDISQKLIKSRDDKRVVEFLMKLGDGFEIIRGNILVMSPIPSISQVYRLLVQEENHKKISHIPALQDDPPTMAFFANNKRFSQDKYKSQNKQSYSGEE